Proteins co-encoded in one Hymenobacter swuensis DY53 genomic window:
- a CDS encoding pectate lyase family protein, with protein MKTKTLSVNPFAAGALLAFSSLLLGCEATSPSPAATATASAQPADATTATCGAQGWASQNGGTLGGGTATPTVVTTYAQLKAAITNASVKVVQVNGTITIPSGGRISFQDQTGKTIFGSAGAKLVSADQTKDNSGIMYMKRCKNVLLRNLVFEGPGAYDTDGWDNVTVDASTNVWVDHCEFRDGVDGNFDIKNASDYITVSWTKFAYLKPPKAGGSGGSNDHRYSNLIGSSDGATGDRGKLRITFARCWWAQGCVERMPRVRFGKVHLVNNLYNSSNSKSCVQGGFEADVRIQANVFENVGNAINLMDNKSTAVQEISNLFSNVSGTKVGNGKTAFTPPYTVSVLAATSVKAAVTAANGAGATVGGNVCSNSGI; from the coding sequence ATGAAAACCAAAACACTCTCCGTCAACCCCTTCGCAGCCGGCGCGCTGCTTGCCTTCTCCAGCCTGCTGCTGGGCTGCGAGGCCACGAGCCCTTCGCCCGCTGCCACGGCTACCGCTTCGGCCCAACCGGCGGATGCCACTACGGCCACCTGCGGAGCCCAAGGCTGGGCTTCCCAGAACGGCGGCACCCTCGGCGGAGGCACGGCCACGCCCACGGTGGTCACCACCTACGCCCAGCTGAAAGCGGCCATTACCAACGCCAGCGTGAAGGTGGTGCAGGTCAACGGCACCATCACCATCCCCTCGGGCGGGCGAATTTCCTTCCAGGACCAAACCGGTAAAACCATCTTCGGCTCGGCCGGGGCCAAACTCGTGTCGGCCGATCAGACCAAGGATAACTCGGGCATTATGTACATGAAGCGCTGCAAGAACGTGCTGCTGCGTAACCTCGTGTTTGAGGGCCCCGGGGCCTACGATACCGACGGCTGGGACAATGTGACCGTGGACGCTTCCACCAACGTGTGGGTAGACCACTGCGAGTTCCGCGACGGGGTGGACGGCAACTTCGACATCAAGAACGCCTCCGACTACATCACCGTGTCGTGGACCAAGTTTGCCTACCTGAAGCCCCCGAAGGCCGGCGGCTCGGGCGGCTCCAACGACCACCGCTACTCCAACCTCATCGGCTCTTCGGATGGGGCCACCGGCGACCGGGGCAAACTGCGCATCACGTTTGCCCGCTGCTGGTGGGCGCAGGGCTGCGTGGAGCGCATGCCGCGCGTGCGGTTCGGCAAAGTGCACTTGGTAAACAACCTCTACAACAGCAGCAACAGCAAGTCGTGCGTGCAGGGCGGTTTCGAGGCCGACGTTCGTATTCAGGCCAACGTGTTTGAAAACGTGGGTAACGCCATCAACCTAATGGACAACAAATCGACGGCGGTGCAGGAAATCAGCAACCTGTTCAGCAACGTAAGCGGCACCAAAGTCGGCAACGGCAAAACGGCCTTCACGCCGCCCTATACGGTGTCGGTGCTGGCGGCCACCAGCGTGAAAGCGGCCGTCACGGCTGCTAACGGTGCGGGGGCCACCGTGGGTGGTAACGTGTGCTCGAATAGCGGTATTTAA
- a CDS encoding alkaline phosphatase D family protein has translation MKTTARGLLAAGLLLLGQPVARAQSTAPAPTPAAELRLAFGSCNRHDLPQPLWDDIAHNQPQVWIWLGDNIYGDSDDPAVLRAKYQAQFDQPGYRQLREQGTRIIGTWDDHDYGRNDGDKNYPFKAQNQQLALDFLQEPADSPRRQQAGIYASYEYAVGRRKVKVILLDDRYFQDPLFRDSALVYRPNPTGDVLGEAQWQWLRQQLQNSDADAHIIGSGIQFLPQEHRFEKWANFPAARQRLLRLFAETQPKGLLLVSGDRHIGEMSKVSVPGLKQPVYEVTSSGLTHPATQNTSETNHYRVGPLVNEKHYALFRFRPRGRRLAVTASLRGDDGKVFYTEKIKLNR, from the coding sequence ATGAAAACAACTGCGCGCGGCCTATTGGCGGCCGGTTTGCTCCTGCTGGGGCAGCCGGTTGCTCGGGCCCAGTCTACCGCCCCTGCTCCTACCCCTGCCGCCGAGCTACGCTTGGCCTTCGGCTCCTGTAACCGGCACGATTTGCCCCAGCCGCTCTGGGACGATATTGCCCACAACCAGCCCCAGGTATGGATCTGGCTGGGCGACAACATCTACGGCGACTCCGACGACCCCGCCGTGCTGCGGGCCAAGTACCAAGCCCAGTTCGACCAGCCCGGCTACCGCCAGTTGCGCGAGCAGGGCACCAGGATAATCGGAACCTGGGACGACCACGACTACGGCCGCAACGACGGCGACAAAAACTACCCCTTTAAGGCCCAGAACCAGCAGCTGGCCCTCGACTTTCTGCAGGAGCCCGCCGATAGTCCGCGCCGGCAGCAGGCGGGCATTTACGCCTCGTATGAGTATGCCGTGGGCCGCAGGAAGGTGAAGGTGATTCTGCTGGACGACCGGTATTTTCAGGACCCGCTGTTCCGCGACTCGGCTCTGGTGTACCGCCCCAACCCCACCGGCGACGTGCTGGGCGAAGCCCAGTGGCAGTGGCTGCGCCAGCAGCTACAAAACTCCGACGCCGACGCGCACATCATTGGCTCGGGCATTCAGTTTCTGCCTCAGGAGCACCGCTTCGAGAAGTGGGCCAACTTTCCGGCGGCCCGGCAGCGGCTGCTCAGGCTGTTTGCCGAAACCCAACCCAAGGGCCTGCTGCTCGTCAGCGGCGACCGGCATATCGGGGAGATGTCCAAAGTATCGGTACCGGGCCTGAAGCAGCCGGTATACGAAGTAACGTCCAGCGGCCTCACTCACCCGGCCACCCAAAACACCAGCGAGACAAACCACTACCGGGTGGGCCCGCTGGTGAACGAAAAGCATTACGCCCTGTTCCGATTCCGGCCCCGGGGCCGCCGGCTGGCTGTTACCGCCTCCCTACGTGGTGACGATGGCAAGGTGTTTTACACGGAGAAAATCAAGCTGAACCGGTAG
- a CDS encoding superoxide dismutase, with protein sequence MLKRDFLKNGLLTLVGAMVSPALLAAAHEEKLLREARATPMADGPFTLPALPYAFNALEPHIDAKTMEIHHDAHHKTYVSKLNEAVAGKPEEKLSLAQLLASASKQPDAIRNNAGGHWNHSFFWQILSPKGGGQPTAGLAAAINKDFGSYEKFTEEFTKAATGRFGSGWAWLIYDKKAGKLMITSTANQDNPLMDIAGIQRGTPILGLDVWEHAYYLKHQNKRPDYIKTFWNVVNWQEVGSRYDEARKG encoded by the coding sequence ATGCTGAAGCGAGATTTCCTGAAAAACGGCCTGCTCACACTAGTGGGCGCTATGGTGAGCCCGGCGTTGCTGGCGGCCGCCCACGAAGAAAAGCTCCTGCGCGAAGCCCGAGCCACTCCTATGGCCGATGGGCCCTTCACGCTGCCCGCTTTGCCCTACGCTTTCAATGCGCTGGAACCGCACATCGATGCCAAAACGATGGAAATCCACCACGATGCGCACCACAAGACTTACGTTTCCAAACTCAACGAAGCCGTAGCCGGCAAGCCCGAGGAAAAGCTGAGCCTGGCCCAGCTGCTGGCTTCCGCCAGTAAGCAGCCCGATGCCATCCGTAACAACGCCGGGGGCCACTGGAACCACTCCTTCTTCTGGCAGATTCTCTCGCCTAAAGGGGGCGGACAGCCTACGGCCGGCCTGGCCGCCGCCATCAACAAGGACTTCGGTTCCTACGAGAAGTTCACCGAAGAATTCACCAAGGCTGCTACCGGCCGCTTCGGTTCCGGCTGGGCCTGGCTGATTTACGACAAGAAGGCGGGCAAACTGATGATTACCTCTACCGCCAACCAGGATAACCCCCTGATGGACATTGCCGGCATCCAGCGCGGCACGCCCATCCTGGGCCTTGATGTGTGGGAGCACGCCTATTACCTCAAGCACCAGAACAAGCGTCCCGACTACATCAAGACGTTCTGGAACGTGGTGAACTGGCAGGAAGTGGGCAGCCGCTACGACGAAGCCCGCAAGGGCTAA
- a CDS encoding glycoside hydrolase family 3 N-terminal domain-containing protein, whose amino-acid sequence MSRFLSLLLLALVLLSPESGSAQRRRKKSTRKLVARTVARRAPVKPVKPVRKAALTAPGPKPGPSKTPTAAKSRNQPVPFAGQLSQSRWVDSVMKTLTPDQRVAQLFMVAAYSNRKRIDEDSVSTLIQQYGIGGLIFFQGGPVRQSRLLNRYQSQAKVPLLVAMDAEWGVGMRLDSVVRFPYQMSMGGVRQTQLVYDMGTEVAAQFKRLGMHVNFAPVIDVNNNAANPVIGFRSWGENREDVTEKSYLYMKGMQDAGVLAVAKHFPGHGDTDTDSHLALPLLRIDKKRIDTLELFPFKSLIQRGIGGVMVAHLNIPALDTTGMPSTLSKPIIQGLLRRKLGFEGVVFTDAMNMKGVISKYPPGDADLRALLAGNDVLEFSKNIPLALRMIREAINRGEISQEEIDRRCRKVLALKQWSGLDKYRPIELRNITVDLNTPHSQYLSRQLSELSVTVLRNQRSLLPLQHLDTLRLATLTIGTRDTTDFQRMVADYAPVRHFWLSATASLNELARMRETLKPYNLVLVGLNNLGRLPATNFGVTPETNVLLRELGRPQQRLVVAVFGNAYAVAKVRDLDRADAVVLAYQESKNAQDVTAEVIFGGISASGKLPVTISDRYPYGFGLATQGGIRLRYSQPEAVGLNNNLESRVDSLMNVAIAARAFPGAQVVIARRGTVVLQKSYGTHTYPTAGQAARPVRSTDLYDLASLTKVSAALPALMKLQDEGKFNPDMTMGQLFPELVGTNKQDLKLRDVLTHQARLKAWIPFWKDYTKPRGFFNGLLGKSPAAKDVSSTKPAELNRRYFRPDSSARFPLPAGPRLWARKDFPERIVKAIGESPLNEKPGYVYSDLSFILYPRFVQRISGKPLGQFVTDEVYRPLGATTLGYNPTRRFPLSRIAPTEYDSLFRHGQLHGTVHDEGAALLGGLSGHAGLFGSANDLAKLVQLYAWNGRYGGQQLLKAETVQEYTRCQFCPDNRRALGFDRPAANPAVNSAPLASPQSYGHTGFTGTYFWVDPKEEITCVVLTNRVNPTRRNNKITELSVRSGILQIALQSVRQPQKQEVESTVPKED is encoded by the coding sequence TTGTCCCGTTTCCTGTCCCTGCTGCTGCTGGCCCTGGTGCTGCTCAGCCCCGAGTCCGGCTCGGCCCAGCGCCGCCGCAAGAAATCAACCCGCAAACTAGTAGCCCGTACCGTTGCCCGCCGAGCTCCGGTAAAGCCAGTAAAGCCGGTGCGCAAAGCCGCCCTGACTGCCCCGGGCCCGAAACCAGGCCCCAGCAAAACGCCGACGGCGGCTAAAAGCCGCAATCAACCGGTACCCTTCGCCGGGCAGCTCAGTCAGTCGCGCTGGGTTGATTCGGTGATGAAGACACTCACGCCCGACCAGCGGGTGGCGCAGCTGTTCATGGTGGCAGCCTACTCCAACCGGAAGCGCATTGATGAGGACTCGGTTTCAACCCTGATTCAGCAGTACGGCATTGGAGGGCTGATTTTCTTCCAAGGGGGCCCCGTGCGCCAGAGCCGGCTGCTAAACCGCTACCAGAGCCAAGCCAAAGTGCCGCTGCTGGTGGCCATGGACGCTGAGTGGGGCGTGGGCATGCGCCTCGACAGTGTGGTGCGCTTCCCGTACCAGATGAGCATGGGCGGCGTCCGCCAGACGCAGCTGGTGTACGACATGGGCACAGAGGTAGCCGCCCAGTTCAAGCGCCTGGGCATGCACGTCAACTTCGCCCCAGTGATTGATGTAAACAACAACGCCGCCAACCCCGTCATCGGCTTCCGGAGCTGGGGCGAAAACCGCGAGGACGTCACCGAAAAGAGCTACCTCTACATGAAGGGTATGCAGGACGCGGGCGTGCTGGCCGTGGCCAAGCACTTCCCCGGCCACGGCGACACCGACACTGACTCCCACTTGGCCTTGCCCCTGCTGCGTATTGATAAAAAGCGGATTGATACGCTGGAGCTGTTTCCGTTCAAAAGCCTGATTCAGCGCGGCATCGGGGGTGTGATGGTGGCCCACCTCAATATCCCGGCCCTCGATACCACGGGCATGCCGTCCACGCTATCCAAACCCATTATTCAGGGGTTGCTGCGGCGCAAGCTGGGGTTTGAGGGTGTGGTGTTTACGGATGCCATGAACATGAAGGGCGTCATCAGCAAATACCCGCCCGGCGACGCCGACCTGCGGGCTTTGCTGGCCGGCAACGATGTGCTGGAGTTCTCGAAGAACATTCCGCTGGCCCTGCGCATGATCCGGGAGGCTATCAACCGGGGCGAGATTTCGCAGGAAGAAATTGACCGCCGCTGCCGCAAGGTGCTGGCCCTGAAACAATGGTCGGGCCTCGATAAGTACCGCCCGATTGAGCTGCGCAACATCACCGTCGACCTGAACACGCCCCACTCCCAGTACCTGAGCCGCCAGCTCTCGGAACTGAGCGTGACGGTGCTGCGCAACCAGCGCAGCCTGCTACCGTTGCAGCACCTCGATACCTTGCGCCTGGCCACCCTCACCATCGGCACCCGAGACACCACCGATTTCCAGCGCATGGTGGCCGATTACGCCCCGGTGCGCCATTTCTGGCTGTCGGCTACGGCTTCGCTGAATGAGCTGGCCCGCATGCGCGAAACGCTGAAACCCTACAACCTGGTGCTGGTGGGCCTCAACAACCTGGGCCGGCTGCCGGCCACCAACTTCGGCGTGACGCCCGAAACCAACGTGCTACTGCGCGAGTTGGGCAGGCCACAACAGCGGCTGGTGGTGGCGGTGTTCGGCAATGCCTACGCCGTGGCGAAAGTCCGGGACCTGGACCGCGCCGACGCCGTGGTGCTGGCCTACCAAGAAAGCAAAAACGCCCAGGACGTAACTGCCGAGGTAATTTTCGGCGGCATCTCGGCCAGCGGCAAGCTGCCCGTTACCATCTCCGACCGATACCCCTACGGATTTGGCCTGGCTACCCAGGGCGGCATCCGGCTGCGCTACAGCCAGCCCGAGGCCGTGGGCCTGAACAACAACCTCGAAAGCCGCGTCGATTCATTGATGAACGTAGCCATTGCGGCCCGGGCCTTCCCGGGGGCGCAGGTGGTCATTGCCCGGCGCGGCACGGTGGTGCTGCAGAAAAGCTACGGCACCCACACCTACCCCACCGCCGGCCAAGCTGCCCGCCCCGTGCGCAGCACCGACCTCTACGACCTGGCCTCGCTCACCAAAGTATCGGCCGCCCTGCCGGCCCTGATGAAGCTGCAGGACGAGGGCAAGTTCAACCCGGATATGACGATGGGCCAGCTGTTTCCGGAACTGGTGGGCACCAACAAGCAGGATCTGAAGCTGCGCGACGTGCTCACCCACCAGGCCCGCCTGAAAGCCTGGATTCCCTTCTGGAAGGATTACACCAAACCGCGCGGTTTCTTCAACGGCCTGCTGGGCAAGAGCCCCGCGGCCAAGGATGTATCCAGCACCAAACCTGCGGAGTTGAACCGCCGCTACTTCCGCCCCGACTCATCGGCGAGGTTTCCGCTGCCGGCCGGGCCGCGCCTGTGGGCCAGGAAGGACTTCCCGGAGCGCATTGTAAAGGCCATTGGCGAGTCGCCGCTGAATGAGAAGCCGGGCTATGTGTATTCCGATTTGTCGTTTATCCTGTATCCGCGCTTTGTGCAGCGGATATCGGGCAAGCCGCTGGGCCAGTTTGTGACAGATGAGGTCTACCGGCCGCTGGGGGCCACCACGCTGGGCTACAACCCCACCCGCCGCTTCCCGCTCAGCCGCATTGCCCCCACCGAGTACGACTCGCTGTTCCGCCACGGCCAGCTGCACGGCACGGTCCACGACGAAGGCGCGGCCCTGCTGGGCGGCCTCTCCGGCCACGCCGGCCTGTTCGGCTCGGCCAATGACCTTGCCAAGCTGGTGCAGCTCTACGCCTGGAACGGCCGCTACGGTGGGCAGCAACTTCTCAAAGCCGAAACCGTGCAGGAGTACACCCGCTGCCAGTTCTGCCCCGACAACCGCCGCGCCCTGGGCTTTGATCGGCCCGCCGCCAATCCGGCCGTGAATTCGGCCCCGCTGGCCTCGCCCCAGAGCTACGGCCACACCGGCTTCACGGGCACCTATTTCTGGGTCGACCCCAAGGAGGAAATTACCTGCGTGGTGCTCACCAACCGCGTAAATCCCACCCGCCGCAACAACAAAATTACGGAGCTGAGTGTGCGCAGCGGCATTCTACAGATTGCCCTGCAAAGCGTCCGGCAACCACAGAAGCAGGAAGTCGAAAGCACCGTTCCGAAGGAGGACTAA
- a CDS encoding carboxypeptidase-like regulatory domain-containing protein — protein sequence MLSARLSSAPFQKVAAPLRFLTALLLLLSGAHLSLAQVQLRGVVRDKETREVLPFASVAVPGTSNGTSTNMEGEFTLVVSQLPITLQISELGHVKDTLRVTSGAAALDVALAPATIVLPEVKVASFPFQMVDRAFRNLQRNYRRAYYGKAFYRQITRIDDKPTELQEVVWNVKSNPARIEGTTLAQGRYAAVQAPINLSNFSVYTRKFGLFDAQQDSTTSLALLSPNVEKNYLLELKGIVGEDSTGGVAEISFETRPEVKYRAQGTIWIDIETNQVVRYRMVQPSFTGSTNNLRQKFTDAKLTIEMAFRPGGKASVAPLELMKMDLTTNLAEPGKQPLAINVSSFTYFFDQATKATGLPYARATLTDRDLDAIKAKPYDPEFWANNPVVKRTPAEEEVVSAFEKKGAFGSMVKKPAPKAPIRR from the coding sequence ATGCTGTCTGCTCGTCTGTCTTCTGCTCCCTTCCAAAAAGTGGCCGCGCCGCTTCGTTTCCTGACTGCATTGCTGCTGCTGCTCAGCGGCGCGCACCTGAGCCTGGCCCAGGTACAACTACGCGGTGTGGTGCGCGACAAGGAAACCCGGGAAGTATTGCCTTTCGCCAGCGTGGCCGTACCCGGTACCAGCAACGGCACTTCCACGAATATGGAAGGCGAGTTTACGTTGGTAGTAAGCCAGTTGCCCATCACGTTGCAGATTTCGGAGCTGGGCCACGTGAAGGATACACTCCGGGTTACTTCCGGAGCCGCCGCGCTGGACGTGGCCCTGGCCCCGGCTACCATTGTGCTGCCGGAGGTGAAGGTGGCCAGCTTTCCGTTTCAGATGGTGGACCGGGCCTTCCGTAACCTACAGCGGAACTACCGCCGCGCGTACTACGGCAAAGCCTTCTACCGCCAGATTACCCGCATCGACGATAAGCCTACCGAGTTGCAGGAGGTGGTCTGGAACGTGAAGTCGAACCCGGCGCGCATCGAGGGTACCACCCTGGCCCAGGGCCGTTACGCGGCGGTGCAGGCGCCCATCAACCTGAGTAATTTCTCGGTATACACCCGCAAATTCGGGCTTTTTGATGCCCAGCAGGACAGCACAACTTCCCTAGCCTTGCTGAGTCCGAACGTGGAGAAGAACTACCTGCTGGAACTAAAGGGCATTGTGGGCGAAGACTCGACGGGCGGCGTGGCCGAAATCAGTTTCGAAACCCGCCCCGAGGTGAAATACCGCGCTCAGGGTACCATCTGGATTGACATTGAAACCAACCAGGTAGTGCGCTACCGCATGGTACAGCCCAGCTTTACGGGCAGCACTAACAACCTGCGCCAGAAATTTACGGATGCCAAACTGACTATTGAAATGGCTTTCCGGCCCGGCGGGAAAGCCAGCGTGGCCCCGCTGGAGCTAATGAAGATGGATTTGACCACAAATCTGGCCGAGCCCGGCAAACAGCCTCTGGCTATTAACGTGTCGTCATTTACGTATTTCTTCGATCAGGCCACCAAGGCAACCGGCCTGCCGTACGCCCGCGCCACCCTCACTGACCGGGACCTGGATGCCATCAAGGCCAAGCCCTATGACCCAGAGTTCTGGGCCAACAACCCCGTGGTGAAGCGCACCCCCGCCGAGGAAGAGGTGGTCAGCGCCTTCGAGAAGAAGGGCGCGTTCGGCTCGATGGTGAAGAAACCCGCTCCCAAAGCCCCCATCAGACGCTAG
- a CDS encoding cellulase family glycosylhydrolase yields MKPTSQFPIPRWFIRSSGALLALVGLLAGPAQAQTLTPVQQYGLLKVAGNKIVDKNNQPVSLAGNSLFWSNDGWGGEKYYTANTVSWLKTNWNSKVIRVAMGVEDGGGYIGNPAGNRQKVKTVVDAALAQGLYVIIDWHSHHAESYQPQAIAFFQDMARTYGSSPNVIYEVYNEPLQVSWSGTIKPYAEAVAGAIRAIDPDNLIIVGTSTWSQDVDAAAADPITRFPNIAYTLHFYAATHKQSLRDKAQTALNRGVALFVTEYGTTEASGNGYIDAASTQEWMTFMRQNGISHANWAFNDKGESASALKPGTSPTAAWSDNFLTTSGALVKGYIQNWNGTVTTTPPPTTPPTTPPATGTGTIVQAESYHTMSGVQTEGTTDTGGGLNVGWLDAGDWMAYTVDIPTAGSYLIQYRVASLNGGGRISLEQNAGTTLRGTVNVPATGGWQTWTTVSHTVTLPAGRQDIAIGVPAGGYNINWWSFSKVTSGSRLASSEPSDAAVALYPNPAQDQLTVTLPAGSGRAEVAIFNARGWQVLTRSVAAGGQSARLAVAGLEPGLYSVRVTRQGRTTTHRLVKQ; encoded by the coding sequence ATGAAACCAACATCCCAATTCCCAATCCCCCGCTGGTTCATCCGGAGTAGCGGCGCGCTCCTGGCCCTAGTGGGCCTGCTGGCTGGCCCGGCGCAGGCCCAGACGCTGACGCCCGTGCAGCAGTACGGCCTGCTGAAGGTGGCCGGCAACAAAATCGTGGACAAGAACAACCAGCCCGTGAGCTTGGCCGGCAATAGCCTGTTCTGGAGCAACGACGGCTGGGGCGGCGAGAAGTACTACACGGCCAACACCGTAAGCTGGCTTAAAACCAATTGGAACAGCAAAGTTATCCGGGTGGCCATGGGCGTGGAGGACGGCGGCGGCTACATCGGCAACCCCGCCGGCAACCGCCAGAAGGTGAAAACGGTGGTGGATGCGGCCCTGGCTCAGGGCCTGTACGTCATCATCGACTGGCACTCGCACCACGCCGAGAGCTACCAGCCGCAAGCCATTGCCTTTTTCCAGGACATGGCCCGCACCTACGGCTCCTCGCCTAACGTCATCTATGAGGTGTATAATGAGCCCTTGCAGGTGTCGTGGAGCGGTACCATCAAGCCCTATGCCGAGGCCGTGGCCGGGGCCATCCGCGCCATCGACCCCGACAACCTCATCATCGTGGGCACCTCCACCTGGTCGCAGGACGTGGACGCGGCCGCCGCCGACCCCATCACGCGCTTTCCCAACATTGCCTACACGCTGCACTTCTACGCCGCCACCCACAAGCAAAGCCTGCGCGACAAGGCCCAGACGGCCCTCAACCGGGGCGTGGCCCTGTTCGTGACCGAGTACGGCACCACCGAGGCCTCAGGTAACGGCTACATCGACGCAGCCTCTACCCAGGAATGGATGACGTTTATGCGCCAGAACGGCATCAGCCACGCCAACTGGGCCTTCAATGATAAGGGCGAATCTGCCTCGGCCCTGAAGCCCGGCACCAGTCCCACGGCCGCCTGGTCGGATAACTTCCTGACTACCTCGGGCGCGCTGGTGAAAGGCTACATCCAGAACTGGAACGGCACGGTGACCACCACCCCTCCGCCGACTACGCCTCCCACCACGCCGCCCGCCACGGGTACTGGCACCATTGTGCAGGCGGAAAGCTACCACACCATGAGCGGAGTGCAGACGGAAGGAACCACCGATACCGGCGGTGGCCTGAACGTGGGCTGGCTGGATGCCGGCGACTGGATGGCCTACACTGTGGACATCCCCACGGCCGGCAGTTACCTGATTCAGTACCGCGTGGCCAGCCTTAACGGTGGCGGCCGGATCAGTCTAGAGCAGAATGCGGGTACCACGCTGCGCGGCACTGTGAACGTGCCCGCCACAGGCGGCTGGCAGACATGGACCACCGTTTCGCACACCGTAACGCTGCCGGCGGGCCGCCAGGACATTGCCATTGGGGTGCCGGCCGGGGGCTACAATATCAACTGGTGGAGCTTCAGCAAGGTGACTTCCGGTAGCCGCCTAGCGTCGTCGGAGCCCTCGGACGCTGCTGTGGCCCTGTACCCCAACCCAGCCCAGGACCAGTTGACGGTGACGCTGCCAGCCGGTTCCGGCCGGGCCGAAGTAGCCATATTCAACGCCCGGGGCTGGCAGGTACTCACGCGCAGCGTGGCGGCCGGCGGCCAGTCGGCACGCCTAGCCGTGGCCGGCCTGGAGCCGGGCCTCTACTCGGTGCGGGTCACGCGGCAGGGCCGTACCACCACCCACCGCCTCGTGAAGCAGTAA
- a CDS encoding DUF6438 domain-containing protein: MRSSLRASFVVLLGLGTLSACTVNYYVPAATDAPMASNPPRRMPPRGRWEPAPRPRTSYPPRQYPPVAQAPGPSYPAPSSPAPAPGPVRQTPTPASPPAYPTGGVKPIKQPATPPPVPAPTHNPAPVPTYPYPTGGVKPVKETAMPAPASTPAPAPTLPYQTGGIKPSKELAPPASPALGHGGVKPQKESGDPVPATGAEIPFETGGIKPSKESVNGPTQVAVTETPAEMGGIKSGKEVQAATTEPAMVFGRTPCLGRCPHFTARIFADGRVQYEGFRYAPVEGQREVRLSPETVRNLLQAADQIGFRQLSTTYGSGASDMPSTALTITYPDGTRKSVRAEDNVPAELQKLFTLINAQVEKALGVSAEK, encoded by the coding sequence ATGCGTTCCTCTTTACGTGCTTCGTTTGTTGTACTGTTGGGGCTGGGTACTCTGTCGGCCTGCACCGTGAACTATTACGTGCCGGCTGCCACTGATGCGCCCATGGCCAGCAACCCGCCCCGGCGCATGCCTCCCCGGGGCCGTTGGGAGCCCGCTCCGCGCCCGCGCACTTCGTATCCGCCCCGGCAGTACCCGCCGGTAGCCCAGGCCCCGGGCCCTTCCTACCCGGCTCCATCAAGCCCAGCGCCAGCCCCCGGACCGGTACGCCAGACGCCCACGCCAGCTTCTCCTCCGGCCTACCCTACTGGTGGGGTGAAGCCTATTAAACAACCAGCTACGCCGCCTCCAGTTCCTGCCCCAACTCACAATCCGGCCCCTGTCCCCACTTACCCCTATCCTACTGGCGGCGTGAAACCGGTCAAGGAAACGGCAATGCCGGCTCCGGCTTCAACGCCAGCTCCTGCTCCCACCTTGCCTTACCAAACGGGCGGTATAAAGCCGAGTAAGGAACTGGCACCGCCGGCCAGCCCGGCACTGGGACATGGCGGAGTGAAACCGCAGAAGGAATCAGGCGACCCGGTGCCGGCTACTGGCGCGGAAATACCGTTTGAAACTGGCGGCATCAAGCCCAGTAAAGAAAGCGTGAATGGCCCAACCCAGGTAGCGGTTACGGAAACACCCGCGGAAATGGGTGGCATCAAGTCCGGCAAGGAAGTTCAGGCCGCCACGACGGAACCAGCTATGGTATTCGGCCGCACGCCCTGTCTGGGTAGATGTCCGCATTTTACGGCCCGGATTTTTGCCGATGGACGGGTGCAGTACGAAGGATTCCGCTACGCGCCGGTAGAGGGCCAGCGGGAGGTACGGCTGAGTCCGGAAACCGTGCGCAACCTGCTGCAGGCCGCCGACCAGATCGGCTTCCGTCAGTTATCAACTACCTACGGCAGCGGTGCCTCCGATATGCCGTCCACTGCCCTCACCATCACGTACCCCGATGGCACCAGGAAATCGGTACGGGCCGAGGATAACGTGCCAGCGGAACTGCAGAAGCTGTTTACCCTGATTAACGCGCAGGTTGAAAAAGCCCTGGGTGTATCGGCGGAGAAATAG